TGAAGGACTCACTGAGACCGCATCAATGTGCCCTCCCATAAGTGCTGTAACGGCTGGTGCAGCACCTTCATAAGGGACATATTGAACGTCAATTTCCACTTCATCTGCAAATGCAGCCGCTGCTATATGCCAAATTGACCCCGTACCAGAATTACCTATTGTAACATTTCCAGGGTTCTCTTGTGCAAACTGAATAAATTCTTCAATTGTATCGTATGGGGCATCCGCTGGCACAGTGATAGCGGCTGGTATGGTCATTAATTGACCTATTCCTTCAAAATCATTTGGTGAGATATCTGCCAAGTCAAGACTTTCTAACATAGCAAGTTCTACTGGAACATAGCCAATCGTATAACCATCTGCCTGCGCATCCCTTACAGAATACATACCATTTGCCCCTGAACCACCTGTTCTATTCGTAATAACAACTGGTACATCGAGTTCCTCTTCCATTTCACTTGCAATTGTTCGAGAGACAAGATCAGAAGCCCCTCCAGCAGCAAATGGCACTACCACTTCAATTTGTTTTTCTGGATAATCTGCCGTATTCTCCTCGCCACTCTCGTTTCCACATGCGACAAGAAAGATCAGAAAAGTCATCATGAATGCGCTTACTAATTTATTAGTCATTGTTAAATCAACTCCTAATTTTTATAGTTTTACACGAATTACCTGGTACTAATTCAGGCTTGATGATTATTTGCTTTTCAGCAAATTCCTCATGTGCTTCCAGTCGATTTTTTAATAATATTGAGGCCTCTATGCCAATTCTCTTTACTGGCTGGGCCATTAATGACAGAGCAGGAGTAATTAATTCCCACTGTGCCTTGTCCCCAAATGCGATAATCGAAACATCTTCAGCCACCCTGAGTCCTTGTTCTCTTACTGCTTTCAAAACCCCTTTAGTCATTGTATTATTGCAGGAGTATATGGCTGTAGGTGGTTTAGGTGACAGTAGCAGTTCCATTGTTGATCGGTATGCCTGTTCTTCTTTAAAATTTGCTTCCTTAATTAATGTACTGTCTTCATCCATGTTAAGTTGTCTAATGGCATCGATAGCACCCTGATACCTTTCCCTACCAATTGAGTTTTTTGTGTGCCCATAAATAACACCAACTCGTTCGTGTCCTAGAGAATGTAAATATTCAATAGTTTCAAAGGACCCATAATAGTGATCGTCCATTATAAGATCTGTCACGACGTCGTCAACTTTTCTATCAATCGAGATAACTGGAATACCTTTCCTTTTAATTGAACCAATCATCTCTCCATTCCCTCCTGTAGGGATGATGACAAGCGCATCGACTTGCTGCTCCAAAATGATTTGTAAAGAGGCTAGCTCTAACTGTTCATCATCGTTATGGCTAAGAAGGATCATATGATAACCTAAAGCACGTATCGTTTTCTCCATTTCTTTTGCAATAGACATTAAATAAAAATTTGAAATATCAGATATTAAAACGGCTACTTTATTTGACTTAGAAGACTTTAAACTTCTCGCATTTGCATTAACGCTATACCCTAAACGATCGATGGATGCCATTACTTTAACTAATGTTTCTTTCCCAACATAGCCTTTATTATTTATAACCTTAGAAACTGTTCCTACTGATACGCCAGCATCTTTCGCCACATCTTTAATCGTTACCTTCTTCATTATTACCTCCGGACAGGATAAATAATTGTTTATGAGTTAATAAGCTATGTCTTCATTCTAAGAGCTCCACAAGTGATAATTTCCTTTTCCATGAATTAATATTTTCTATTAATGCTTTTTCTTCCTCGATAGTTAGATCTAACTGAGGACGTTTTACTGATCCTCCTTGTATACCTCGAAGTTCTAAGCCTTTTTTAAAGTAAGAGAGATTGCTTCCTCCTTTCAAAATTTGAATGATGTTGTCTGCGTGCTGTTGGACATTGCGAGCTTGCGTTAACTCACCTTCCGAATACAACTTATAAATCTCTTTGAAGGGTTCTGGAAACACGCACGAGACACCTGATACGACCCCGTCACACCCCATTGCTAAGGCCGGTAAAAATAAAGAATCGCTCCCTGTTAAAACAGAGAAACTATTATTTCTAACACTTAAATAATCTTTTAATGTTAAAAAATCAGGATAACTGTACTTAATCCCTACAATATTCTGATGATTAGCAGCTAACCTTTTTACTACTTCAAGAGAAAGAGCATTACTAGCTAACTGTGGAATGCTATATAAATAGATCGGAAAATTGTCCGGGACTTCTTCAGCAATTGCTTGATAATAAGCTTCAATTTGAACGTCATCAGCTGGGAAAAATACGGGTGTAACTGCCCCTATTCCAGTTGCTCCAATGCTAACAGCATGATTGGCTAGTAGAAGTGTATCATCTAACGTCATCGCTCCTATATGAATAAATACCTTCACTCGCTTTTGGGCAGTGTTTACAACCGTTTCAGCGACTTTCTTTCTTTCGTTAACGTTCAGTTTAAACATTTCACCTGTCGTACCTAATGGGTATAAACAGTTAACGCCTTTATCAATTAGAAATTCTGTTAATCGTTCCAACTCCTTATAATTGACTTCCCCTTTTTCATTCATCGGGGTAACCATTGCTGTCGTTACTCCAAAAAGTTTTTCCATAACATCCTCCTTCAAGATAATAAGTATAGATAAACGAACCTTCATTCAGTGGGAGTTGAGTGAATCAGGATATTAGCGTTCGTTATCTGTAATAAACTTATAACACTTCATAGTGAAACGTTTCATCATAATTATATTATGTAAGCGCTTAAATTTCAAGGCCTATTTGATGATTGAAATTAAATTCGACTAAAACAGCGTTTTTACAGTGTGTTTATAAATGATTTCACCAGTCAATAAAAGCTCTAATTAGTGAAACGTTTCATTTTATTTAAAAATCTAAAAAAACACATTGTAATTCCAACGTGTCTCAATTAAAGTAGATAAATAATTGGCTATTTATCATTCATTGCTCTCATTTAATTCGATGAGACAGGGGTATTTTGATTACCTTCTGTTACCTTTCGATAAATATTCATCAATTGGTCAAGCTCCTGACTATAGCGAATCGCCTCTGTGGACGTAAAACCATATTTGTTTGCAGATACGATCATTAATGCTCGCTTGACTTCCATTTGTTCTTTTAATGAATGTTCAAATCCCATCTGTCTAATCGCCTCACATTAATTACATTTATTTACAGAACGTATTTCTTTATTCACCATGTCCAAATGGGTGATTAGACACCCATTTTTATAGTGTGACTGTAATCGTCATTTTACCATAGACTACCACACGATTTCCATGTAAAAGCGTCAAATTTCGTAAGTTTTATGACAAATATACAAAATAATCACTAAATAATCCTACTTTATAGGTTAATTATTTATAATTCTTTTAAAAAAAGTTAAGTTTTTTTCCTTTTATTCAAAAAATAAACAGAAGTCTGGATTGACCTCTGTTTATTTTAAAATGGTACTTACAATGATTGAACTTTTTGTAATACGTCATTCTTAATCACGTCTAACCGTTGCTCAGCATCTTCTGTAGAGATGCCTTTGACACCAAAATAGCATTTGATCTTCGGTTCGGTACCAGAAGGCCTTAAACAATACCAAGAACCATCTTTTAAAATAATCTTCAGAACATTGGAGGCTGGTAAATCAATGATTTCTGTCTCACCTTGCGCAGGTATATGTCTGATGCCTGTTTTATAGTCTTCAATACTATGTACATCATCAGAGAAATTTCCCTCTGCTATATCCCTTCGGAAAGTGGTCATAATACGTGCCATTTTTTCAGCCCCCTCTTTCCCTTTAAAAACAAATGAAGCTAGGTCTTCAAAATAATAACCATATTGATCAAAAATATGAATGAGTCCATCATATAAGGTCTTATTTTGTTTTTTATAATAAGCACACATTTCAGCAGCTAAGAGGCCAGGCTGTATGGCATCTTTATCTCTTGCAAAGGGTTCAATTAGATAACCAAAACTTTCCTCGTAACCAAAAAGAAAGGTGTCCTTCTCAGAACGTTCAAACTGCCTAATCTTTTCACCTATAAATTTAAAACCTGTTAAAACATCAAGCGTTTTCAAATTATAGCTATTTGCAATCGCTCTGCCTAGTTCTGATGTGACGATTGTTTTAATAACCACGCCATTAGCAGGTAACGTCTTCATCTCTCGTTTCTTTTTTAACAAATAGTCTAACAATAAAGCACCGGTTTGATTTCCAGATAGGACGTGATAGTCACCATCATGACTTTTAACAGCCAGACCGATACGATCAGCATCTGGATCTGTCGCTATAAGCACATCAGCATGTTTTTCTTTGCCAAGCTTTATAGCTAACTCAAACGCTTCCCGCTCTTCTGGGTTTGGTGATTGCACCGTTGAAAATTCAGTGTCCGGCTCTGCCTGTTCAGCCACTACATGGACATTAGAAAAGCCTGCTCGTTTCAAAGCTTCTGTCATCGGGATATAAGCCGTGCCATGAAGTGGTGTGAATACGATAGATAAGTCCTCACCCATTTCATCAATTAACGCCTTGTCCATCACTATATTAGACATCTGCTTAAGATATGCCTCATCGATCTCTTCGAGCACCCATTCAAGAAGCCCGTCATGCTCTAACTTCTCAGGAGCTTCGGTTACTACCTCTAATTCATTTTCAACAGCATCAACCATAGCAATTAAACGATCTGCATCCTCTGGTACAAGCTGAGCACCATCTTCTCCATACACCTTAAACCCATTATATTCTGGCGGGTTATGGCTTGCTGTAATCATAATCCCCGAATGGCAATTTAATTCTCGTACAGCAAATGACAACTCTGGCGTCGGTCGTAACTCTTTAAAAATATATGATTTAACCCCATTAGCTCCTAATGTACACGCTGCTTCAAGAGCAAACTCTTTAGACATGCGACGATTATCATGAGCAATTATAACGCCTCTTTTTACCGCTTCAGCACCTGCTTCTTTTATATATTGGGCAAGTCCTTGTGCACCTTTACGAATCGTATAAATGTTCATACGATTTGTTCCAGGTCCGATCTCACCACGCATACCACCTGTTCCAAACTCAAGGTTTTTGTAGAAACATTCCTCTAGATCCTTCTCATGATCAGTTAGTGCCAGCAAATCATTTTTTAGTGTATCGTCCAAATCTTGTTTTGTTCGCCAGCGTTCATACTGTACTTTCCACTTCATATCATTTCCTCCTCTTAACTAAAAGCACTACTTCTACGTATAGTTATACGCATTTTCATGCCTTTAGTAAAGGGAATTTTATTAGTTTTTCTCACGAGTTTCAATAGGGTGTGCAGCATAGTATAATTCTTCATCCAGTATCTTCTCATGGCATTCCATCTCTTCATCACTCCAATGGAAACGGTCCTTCATGTATTTCATGACGCCTTCTTTATGACGATGCACAGCGTGTATATCGAAAATAACTTCACTCGTCCGCCGATTAAAGAAATCAATTGGAGATACGACCATTTCTTCTTCGATTCCATAGACTAGAGAGGCATATACACTTTCAGGTAAATGATAATGCTTACTTTCACGCCCGGATGTTTCAATAATCTCTAGTAATCTTTTAACGTTTGATCCATACAAAGAAGTTAATCGTTTAGCTTCTTTTTCACTTAATCCAACCTCTTTTCCTTTATTTGTCCACGTCTCTATGAAGCTAGTTAAGTTATCTGCTCCACCGACGTCACCACCGGAAAGAGTTATTTTTTCAGTCGCACTTTTTTCTTTAATGCCTAATTCATTTGCCGCAATATCAACGATACGTTCTGCCATTTTTCGATAACCAGTTAGCTTCCCTCCAGCAATCGACAAGAGACCTGATTGAGATTCAAAGATTTCATCTTTGCGTGAGATTTCCGAAGCACTTTTACCTTCTTCATGAATAAGTGGCCTCAATCCTGCCCAACTAGATTCCACATCTTCTCGCTTAAGTTGAACTGTAGGGAACATATAATTTGTCGCGTTGATTAAATAGTTCAAATCATCTTCTGTCATACGTGGTGAATCTATTTCTTCCGTATAGTGTGTATCAGTCGTTCCGACATATGTTTTGCCATCTCTCGGTATGGCAAATACCATACGACCATCATCTTTCGTATCGAAGTAAACAGCTTGCTTTAAAGGAAAACGTGACTGGTCAATTACAATATGAACCCCTTTTGTTAAATGAAGATATTTTCCTTTTTTAGAATTGTCCTTTTCTCGTAAGTCATCCACCCACGGCCCTGCTGCATTAATCACTTTTTTCGCTCTTATATCATATGTTTTGCCACTCACTAAATCTTTAACTCTTGCACCAGCCACTTTTCCGTTGTCGTAAATAAGCGTCTCAGCCTTTGCATAGTTAACTGCCGTCGTGCCTCGATGAACGGCTTCTTTTAATATTTCGAGTGTAAGACGGGCATCATCCGTTTTATACTCCACATAAATACCGCTGCCTTTTAAGGTATCTCTCTTCAATAGTGGTTCTTTATCAATCGTTTCCTGCTTACTAAGCATGTTTCGACGTTCTTTGCGTTTTACTCCCGCTAGGAAGTCATAAACTTTTAAGCCTACAGAAGAGGCTAACTTGCCATAGGTGCCTCCTTTAATAATTGGTAGGAGCATCCATTCAGGATTCGTCACATGTGGTGCATTCTCATAGACGATCGCCCGTTCTTTACCAACCTCTGCCACAATTTTAAACTCTAGCTGCTTCAAATACCTCAAACCACCATGAACGAGTTTTGTCGAGCGACTGGAAGTACCAGCTGCGAAATCTTGCATCTCTACTAACCCTGTTGATAATCCTCTTGTCGTTGCATCAAGAGCAATACCAGCACCCGTGATACCACCGCCAATAACTAAAATATCCAATTCAGAATCTCCGTTCATTTGTTGTAAATAAGTTTCTCTTTGTACGGCAGAAAAAGGTTTCACCATCACCCATCATCCTTTCAACTTCAGAGGCCAAGATATACAAAAAGACCACAACAACTTGAACATGCCTTTCATGTTCAAGTGCTGTGGTCTCTCCTTATCTCCGGACCTTCATGATTAACTTACGACTATTATAACATATATCATCATTGTTTGTATTCATCAAGACCACATTATCTCTTTTTCTTAAAGGCCATCGTAGCATTAATAGCTGTTTTCCATCCTGTATAAAGCTCATCACGCTGCTCATGGGACATCTCGGGATTGAATGTTCGATCAATATGCCACTGTTTGGCAATTTCCTCTTTGTCCTTCCAAAAGCCCACTGCCAAACCAGCTAAATATGCGGCACCTAACGCAGTCGTTTCTTGAACTTCTGGGCGATCAACTGGGACATCGAGAATATCACTCTGGAACTGCATTAAAAAGTTATTAGCCACAGCTCCACCGTCCACTCTTAATGTTTTCACATCAATACCTGAATCTGTGACCATCGCTTCTAAAACATCTCTTGTTTGATAAGCAAGGGATTCTAATGTTGCTCTAATAAAATGTTCTTTTTCTGTCCCCCGAGTTAAACCAAACACAGCACCGCGCACTTCACTATCCCAGTAAGGTGTCCCTAGTCCAACAAAAGCAGGTACCATGTAGACACCATCTGTTGAAGCTACTTTTGAAGCATATTGTTCTGTTTCAGCCGCTGATTTTAACATACGTAAACCATCTCTGAGCCACTGGACAGCTGAGCCGGCTACGAAGATACTTCCTTCAAGGGCGTATTCAACCTTACCATCCAATCCCCAAGCGATCGTTGTGAGTAAGCCATGATTTGATTTAACTGCCTCTTCTCCGGTTGTCATTAACATAAAACATCCTGTACCATAAGTATTTTTAGCCATTCCTTTTTCAAAACACGCTTGCCCGAATAAAGCAGCTTGTTGGTCCCCAGCAGCACCTGCTATTGGAACCTCTTCACCGAAGAAATGATAACTGACCGTATTTGCATACACTTCAGATGAAGGTCTCACTTCTGGAAGTATCGATGACGGAATATCAAGGATTTCCAACAGCTCTTCATCCCATTTCAATTCATGAATGTTATACATGAGCGTTCTTGAAGCATTCGTATAATCCGTTACATGAGCTTTCCCTCCAGATAGTTTCCAGATGAGCCACGTATCAATCGTGCCGAATAACAGCTTCCCTTCGTTAGCTTTTTCCCTCGCCCCTTCAACATTATCTAGTAACCACTTTACTTTCGTGCCTGAGAAGTAAGCATCTATAAGTAGCCCCGTTTTTTCACGAAATAAATCACTGTAGCCGTTTGTTTTTAATTCCTCACAAATGCTATCAGTTTGTCTGGATTGCCAAACAAGAGCGTTATAAATCGGTTTCCCGGTATCCTTTTCCCATATAACAGTCGTT
The DNA window shown above is from Salipaludibacillus agaradhaerens and carries:
- a CDS encoding tripartite tricarboxylate transporter substrate binding protein — protein: MTNKLVSAFMMTFLIFLVACGNESGEENTADYPEKQIEVVVPFAAGGASDLVSRTIASEMEEELDVPVVITNRTGGSGANGMYSVRDAQADGYTIGYVPVELAMLESLDLADISPNDFEGIGQLMTIPAAITVPADAPYDTIEEFIQFAQENPGNVTIGNSGTGSIWHIAAAAFADEVEIDVQYVPYEGAAPAVTALMGGHIDAVSVSPSEVISGLNSDDLKVLAVMSEEPDANVPDVPTLQELGYDINLSGWGGFVAPKDTPEEVLDTLREAFEAAATSDTFIQLLDERGMNADYKPGDEFMEFSMEQYDFFTDLIPQVEVEDEES
- a CDS encoding LacI family DNA-binding transcriptional regulator — protein: MKKVTIKDVAKDAGVSVGTVSKVINNKGYVGKETLVKVMASIDRLGYSVNANARSLKSSKSNKVAVLISDISNFYLMSIAKEMEKTIRALGYHMILLSHNDDEQLELASLQIILEQQVDALVIIPTGGNGEMIGSIKRKGIPVISIDRKVDDVVTDLIMDDHYYGSFETIEYLHSLGHERVGVIYGHTKNSIGRERYQGAIDAIRQLNMDEDSTLIKEANFKEEQAYRSTMELLLSPKPPTAIYSCNNTMTKGVLKAVREQGLRVAEDVSIIAFGDKAQWELITPALSLMAQPVKRIGIEASILLKNRLEAHEEFAEKQIIIKPELVPGNSCKTIKIRS
- a CDS encoding dihydrodipicolinate synthase family protein, whose amino-acid sequence is MEKLFGVTTAMVTPMNEKGEVNYKELERLTEFLIDKGVNCLYPLGTTGEMFKLNVNERKKVAETVVNTAQKRVKVFIHIGAMTLDDTLLLANHAVSIGATGIGAVTPVFFPADDVQIEAYYQAIAEEVPDNFPIYLYSIPQLASNALSLEVVKRLAANHQNIVGIKYSYPDFLTLKDYLSVRNNSFSVLTGSDSLFLPALAMGCDGVVSGVSCVFPEPFKEIYKLYSEGELTQARNVQQHADNIIQILKGGSNLSYFKKGLELRGIQGGSVKRPQLDLTIEEEKALIENINSWKRKLSLVELLE
- a CDS encoding aspartyl-phosphate phosphatase Spo0E family protein, translating into MGFEHSLKEQMEVKRALMIVSANKYGFTSTEAIRYSQELDQLMNIYRKVTEGNQNTPVSSN
- a CDS encoding phospho-sugar mutase, with the protein product MKWKVQYERWRTKQDLDDTLKNDLLALTDHEKDLEECFYKNLEFGTGGMRGEIGPGTNRMNIYTIRKGAQGLAQYIKEAGAEAVKRGVIIAHDNRRMSKEFALEAACTLGANGVKSYIFKELRPTPELSFAVRELNCHSGIMITASHNPPEYNGFKVYGEDGAQLVPEDADRLIAMVDAVENELEVVTEAPEKLEHDGLLEWVLEEIDEAYLKQMSNIVMDKALIDEMGEDLSIVFTPLHGTAYIPMTEALKRAGFSNVHVVAEQAEPDTEFSTVQSPNPEEREAFELAIKLGKEKHADVLIATDPDADRIGLAVKSHDGDYHVLSGNQTGALLLDYLLKKKREMKTLPANGVVIKTIVTSELGRAIANSYNLKTLDVLTGFKFIGEKIRQFERSEKDTFLFGYEESFGYLIEPFARDKDAIQPGLLAAEMCAYYKKQNKTLYDGLIHIFDQYGYYFEDLASFVFKGKEGAEKMARIMTTFRRDIAEGNFSDDVHSIEDYKTGIRHIPAQGETEIIDLPASNVLKIILKDGSWYCLRPSGTEPKIKCYFGVKGISTEDAEQRLDVIKNDVLQKVQSL
- a CDS encoding glycerol-3-phosphate dehydrogenase/oxidase, with amino-acid sequence MVKPFSAVQRETYLQQMNGDSELDILVIGGGITGAGIALDATTRGLSTGLVEMQDFAAGTSSRSTKLVHGGLRYLKQLEFKIVAEVGKERAIVYENAPHVTNPEWMLLPIIKGGTYGKLASSVGLKVYDFLAGVKRKERRNMLSKQETIDKEPLLKRDTLKGSGIYVEYKTDDARLTLEILKEAVHRGTTAVNYAKAETLIYDNGKVAGARVKDLVSGKTYDIRAKKVINAAGPWVDDLREKDNSKKGKYLHLTKGVHIVIDQSRFPLKQAVYFDTKDDGRMVFAIPRDGKTYVGTTDTHYTEEIDSPRMTEDDLNYLINATNYMFPTVQLKREDVESSWAGLRPLIHEEGKSASEISRKDEIFESQSGLLSIAGGKLTGYRKMAERIVDIAANELGIKEKSATEKITLSGGDVGGADNLTSFIETWTNKGKEVGLSEKEAKRLTSLYGSNVKRLLEIIETSGRESKHYHLPESVYASLVYGIEEEMVVSPIDFFNRRTSEVIFDIHAVHRHKEGVMKYMKDRFHWSDEEMECHEKILDEELYYAAHPIETREKN
- the glpK gene encoding glycerol kinase GlpK produces the protein MEKKYVLALDQGTTSSRAILFDKEGQIVDIAQREFKQIFPKPGWVEHNANEIWSSILGVMAEVLNNRNVSPKEIASIGITNQRETTVIWEKDTGKPIYNALVWQSRQTDSICEELKTNGYSDLFREKTGLLIDAYFSGTKVKWLLDNVEGAREKANEGKLLFGTIDTWLIWKLSGGKAHVTDYTNASRTLMYNIHELKWDEELLEILDIPSSILPEVRPSSEVYANTVSYHFFGEEVPIAGAAGDQQAALFGQACFEKGMAKNTYGTGCFMLMTTGEEAVKSNHGLLTTIAWGLDGKVEYALEGSIFVAGSAVQWLRDGLRMLKSAAETEQYASKVASTDGVYMVPAFVGLGTPYWDSEVRGAVFGLTRGTEKEHFIRATLESLAYQTRDVLEAMVTDSGIDVKTLRVDGGAVANNFLMQFQSDILDVPVDRPEVQETTALGAAYLAGLAVGFWKDKEEIAKQWHIDRTFNPEMSHEQRDELYTGWKTAINATMAFKKKR